The Melanotaenia boesemani isolate fMelBoe1 chromosome 8, fMelBoe1.pri, whole genome shotgun sequence DNA window TATTTCTCCTTGCCAGGACTCATTTCTTTTTGGCACGCTTTTCAGCCAGACGGCCAGATAACGTTAGCGCTAGCTAACAGCGTCAGAAGCTCTGTTGGTCTGGTAGCCGCAGCATCTTCCTGATCGATGAATGAGTACGTGTTATCCGCTTCATATTTATCAGAATTTTGCAAGCGTCGGTTTTTGCAAGCACAAGAACTGATCAgattgctgtttgttttttcatgcttTTCAATTTGTGGTTGGCTAACGTTAGCCATGCTAGCCGGCTTTGAGCCTCTGAGGCTAGCCCAGGCCTGTGGTTCACACTAAAGCCTGGTGATGGCGCCGTCGATATCCAGGCAAATGTGTTGTGGATGGTTTAggtaaaacatttttgtaactCCCAGATTTTGCTTTTCTGGCTTACTCTTCTCGGTCAGCTTGTTTTTCACGGagtgttttttcccccattttttttttccttttttctctccccgcccccacttttttttttttttttttatctccctcgcatgatgattttgttttttcctgattttgatTGCTGTGGACTGCCAGCGGCCTTGGTGTTATATAACGTCACAATACACATGATTAAACATTTCATATTAAAGAATATTATGGCTGATTTATGTGTATCTAATTTAAATCACGTCCTCCCATTCATCTTTTGGCCGCAGGTACACCCAAGGAACCCTTTTATTACCCAATCGCAATTCCAGGCCCTCCCTCTTATTTTTAATAAGATGAGCTATTAGGGCTACAATGTGCTTGAAATCACAACCTAGAAATTTGTTAACCCCTTTGTTTGGGGTCTGCAAATGAAagctccccttatccagatgacCACAAACCCtcagaccaaaacaaaaaaaacaacccccAGGAAATGGAGGGAGGATGGCCAGTGTGAGAGTTTGTATTGGGCCTTGCATTAGTATTTATAAAAGAGATGGAatctatgtaaaaaaaacaaaatggtgtTTACATGAACTGCAAACTACCTACACCTCCAAACACATAATTAAGAGATGGCACTAACAGGAGCAGTCCTGCCATGTAGACAGCTCTGGCATTTCATCACTGTTGATATTGAAACATTGAGATTTTCAGATAAGTAAACATGCATTTCCATAAGCAGAGGAAGTGAGACACAACTCCATATTTTTGATAACTGTAATTATGATAATAGCAAGACTCCTTTCTGCTTTGGATGGTGCATCTAATGTTGATTTATTTGCACATTAGTTTGTAGTAATTCTGAATCTGTGTAATGCAACGTAGCCCTTCACCAAGGCTCCTCCATAATTTAGAGAAATGGGATGAATGAAACAATCCATTTATGAAATGAGGGAACATTTTTACTCCAAAAATATCACCTTGTTTGTCAAATCTGTGCATCCACCACAGTCTATTAGTACTTAATAAATCAACTTTAGCTTTCAGTTTGTctcaaaataaagacaaaaggcTCACATAACCTAATGCTTAGACATGTAGGACATTTTAGCGTTTATAGAGTcccaaacacatttattttcagtgtgtagGAGCATTCAAAGTTTTGATTGTGCTACATGTAATTATCTTTGTTAAAATGCTTGTGTGAAAAATACTCTTTAAGGGGTTATTAAATTTACTGCTAATGAAAAACATAACTCCGTTCTTAGCTGCTATAACCACATTTTCAGGCTGTTCTCACCAAAGCCAATGTGGACCTACAAGTGTTGAAGCCACTGCACCCTCCTtatgataaaaatataataatcttTCTTGCCACTTCCCCTGACCCTGTCAAGCAACATTAGATGTTGCACTTAGCATGTATTAGTATTTCTTAGCTCCCCAACATGGCTAGCTGTAGCACCTCTTTTTGGAGCAGTGTTACTATGTTTTCCTCACCACTGACTCCACACACTACAACCAGGTAAGACTTGGTACAACGTAACCCTGCCCAGCTTGACTGAGGTGTGTTTTCTGTCACCTCAGTATAAATCGCGAGGGGCGAAGGTGAAGGTCAAGACACCAGCCCAAACTGAGCCCAGCCCACAGTGTCAAACATCAGACGACTGCCCTGCACACAGACGATATGGAGTGAGTGCTGAATGTTAAACCCCCTGTCATTTCGGGGCGGTTACTGctgataaaactgctgtttttatgttcacATCTCTAGAGTCAGACAAGCCCCTTCCTTGTGTCACAAAAACTGttctttggttattttttttaattcccccTTTTAGTCATCATATTGAATTCTGCCAGTAAAATGGCACTAAAAGAGGATGTATGCAAATTTTTATGGGATATTGTTTGTGGTTTGATGATGGTACATACTAGAAAGATGAGAATTATGTTTTATAACAGGGCTCAAGTGTTCTTTAATCTTAATAAATGCCTTATATTTAATGCAGCTTTACTTGTGTAACAGCACTGCTGAGAGAAATGAGACAATATTAAAGCCCacaagtaaaaattaaacaaaagcatCTACAGGTTTTCAGATAATATCATGGacttaacaaaaaaaactaatttcatAAAGATCACCACTTCtaaaacatgattaaatcaAACTCAAGCTTGGGTAAGTCTTGGGAAGTCACATGTTATTTAATCTAAAAGCTTTTTTCTCCCCTAAATCTAAAGAATAACCCTGCACTGTCTGCTGGATTACAGGAAGATGGAACCGTGTTGAGCTTCTAAGAGAACAAATGTTTGGCAGTGAAAGTGTAAAGTGCTTATCTTCTAGATGAGCATGGATGTGTGCTGATGCGGTTTGTGTTGTCTGTTTTAATAAGCACTGTATTTAAACCTAACTTGTGTGGAGTCTTGGGTTGTCCAGTGTGGATTTTGGTCCTAATGTTGGAACTCCAGGCAAAGCTTATAGCATAGCAGATAGCATGTTATGCATCTTATGTACCGTGTGTTAATTACTTCAATGAAGACACTTTTGAAACCCTGGATTATATATGCCAATGGCTCTGCTAAAGTATAGCATTTAACCTGCTTTATAATCTGGTATTACATTTAGTTGTCAATCCATTTCCTATGATAGCTGAATGAGGAATTCTATATTATTCTGTTCTGCTACATATCTGAGTTCATTAAGTTTATTAAGTGTTGTCCTTAAGCATTTAAATGAGGTTCAAACAATTTAGCCTGTTTAATAgagttttaaaaattattatttttttaaagcaatttcaAAGGAactaaaaaatatcaaaatacacGTTATGTCTTCCTGCACCTTCCTCCTTTGTCCATCATGCTCAGCTGTTGTTCTATTAACCTTAATTCCTCAGGAAACCCTGCGGATCATGTATCCTGTTGTCTAGATTTATAGTCCATATAGCTGAGGACTCCTCGCATTTGAGTCGGTGTCAGCAGGAGCACTTCAGAGGGAGCCATTGTTTCACCATCTGCCTCTAAATCTTGAatatgtgtatctgtgtgtctCTTTACTGTCAGACGTTCATCCTCCACCTCCAGCCTGATGGCCAGCAGCAACGTCACCAACAAAACCGACCAGCGCTCCCTCAACTCTCGGGTCTTCATCGGCAACCTCAACACCCTGCTGGTCACCAAGGCGGACGTCGAGGCCATCTTCTCCAAATATGGAAAGATTGTAGGCTGCTCTGTCCACAAGGGCTACGCCTTCGTTCAGTACGCCAACGAGAGGAACGCCCGATCCGCTGTCACCGGGGAGGACGGGAGGATGATTGTGGGACAAGTTCTTGGTGAGGACTGAATCTTTACACTCTGTTTCAAGGAATTTTACTCGaaagattatcttttttttaggCCCTGTTATTGGTTACtgtcattttttactttaaaaatcaaacagatcatattatttttgattctttACACAATAACTCATACAGACCTCCAATAAGATTgtgcttaataataataaaaataataataataacctaaAACCTGTTGTTTTAAGCCTGAAAGGGAGGTACATGCATGCAGATGTTGCACCCCATTTGAATGAGTTGTATCTTCTTGAGAAATTGTGAACGTGTATAATAGTCATAACAATGAAGTTTGTAGTGCTCAATTAAAATTTTTGACATAAGGCAACCCAATGTGCGgtaaggacaaaaataaaatgtagaacttgattaaaaatgtgaatgagGAAGAGGCTCAGCCCCCCCAACATTTGCTTCATTAGCTTCTTGTTTCACTTATTAATAATGAACACAAATATgatcaaaataaacacatttacctAAAGATTGAGTTGGAATTATTTACAAATTAGGATGTTGTTGTTGATGAGAAATTAGGCGCTCACAGAAGGATTATGTGGGAATCTTGTTGGTGCCAAGACACTTAcggggttttcttttttccctgaGTAAACCTGTGACAAATGTATTTGTGTGATCTGAGGAAACTAAAATCACTGAGCCTTTAAAACTGCTGTGATCTCCTTGTAAACTCTCCAATGTGTCTCCTTCAGCTTATGTCTGTCATTTTTCAGACATCAACCTGGCTGGAGAACCGAAACCACACAGGTCAAAAACCACCAAGCGTTCAGCTGGAGACATGTACAGGTGAACTTAGAAGgctgttttcatcatttttttaaaaaaaaaagtcatgtgtGATTGTTTTGGAGACATCATATTACTTTCTTAAAGCCTGGAAAGAACGTAGAAATGCTGTCACAACTGCATATTTCCTCACACTGACTTCCTTCTTCTCTCTATAAGCAGCAGTTCCTCCTTCGACCTTGACTATGACTTCCAGAGAGATTATTATGACAGGTGAGTGAACAGTATCACCAAGTTttgaaagaacacacacacattatcaaaatattttcttcttccgTCTCTTAAGTATCCATTTAACTTAAATTAAGTAAACATTTCTGACAGCTGTATTTACTAAAGCTAGCCTGGAGAGAGTTCattaaacatttgtgtttgtttggcaTCAGAATGTACTCCTACCCATCCCGTGTCCCTGCCCCCCCTCCTCCCCTGTCCCGGGCTGTTATCCCATCCAAGCGCCCGCGGGTCAGTCTAAGCGGAGGAAGCAGCCGGCGAACCAAAAGCAGCTTCTCTTCATCCAAGAGCAGTCAGAGAACTTCGTCATCCAGAACAAGTGGGTGTCCTGACTCCCTCGTATcgaaatctaaaagaaaaaaagtacagaTTGAGTAAAAAGGAGCAAATTAGTTAATTTGTTGATGGACTCTGGAGCACAAAACAGGCTGTTTGTTTTGGTAGTAACCACAGTATGGAGTCACGTGAGGTGGTTCATATTTCTTTGTGTAAATATTAAAGTCATGCATGATAATGAGTCTGCTGTTATAGGGAAGAAGAATTTATGCACTGGGTTTTGAGACTCTTGTAGTTACAGAACTGTCTTaaatagcctttttttttcatgtgaagagcttcagctgttttaatgaaGTGTATGTTTTTGAAGATCACATTTCCTTTAGAAAATGAAGAATGTGTTGGTATGTTCTGATTATCCTTTCCTCACACTGAGCccaagctgtgtgtgttttgctatCGATGGGAATGATGTGTTAAGGTAATAAGGTAAAATGTACAAGTCTTTGTCACCCCGTCTCTCTGTAGTGAGGGTGGATGAGCTGCAGACCATCAAGCGCGAGTTGAGCCAGATTAAAAGCAAAGTAGACGACCTGTTGGATAGTCTGGAGCGTATGGAGAAGGATCACAACAAGAAGTCGGGTAGgatggtttcagacatgataaATATTAACGAACGCTTCAGAGAACCAGTTTCTCTCAGATTCTGCCGTTTAACCTCAGATTATAGATGACAGATAATTATTAATGAATGTGCGCTCCTTTTTGTCAAAAGCTAAGAGCATAAAACCGGAGCCTGGAGAGGTAACTTCACCTCCACACTCCAGCAACAAGAAGGACGACGGActgaagagagagagggagagccAGGACATGAATGACtcggatgaagaggaggaggaggaggaggaagaagagggagacctgctggaggatgaagaggTGAGAGCAACAAATGGTGACAGTATTAGGAATGAGGGTCTGGTATAGCTTTTAAACAAATCAGGTAATGGCTCGTTTATGCACAATGCAGgggacggacagtttcgtcaTACGTTGTCGCCCTCAATCCATCTTTTACATTTCTGTGGGTATTtagtcagttcatccacaagtGGTAGGTGCCAAGTTCATTTCCACGTTTTAACCCTGGTTTGTGGTGGTAATGCACCGTTATAAAGTTGCTTACGATTGtccaaaaacaccaaaagaaggaagaaaaccACAGAGAAGCACTTTCTCTTAACTTTTTATTTGGCGGTTATGCGTCATctccttcctgttcctcttcttctctggtttgttccttttgctggttgcGTGTTAGCGCAGCACTGCCCCcgcgatttctggtggtattgctctatCTTCTGCGATAAGCGACgcatagctaagctccctgaaaactgaTACAGAAGGCGGATGAATCTGTCTGCGTATCTTTATTCTGCgtccagcataaatgggccttaagtcaGTTTCAGAACGATGtatgtttgactttttatcCAACTTTACAGCTAGATGTCCACATATCCCTATTAGGAATCCCCATCAACTAATGGGCTTGTAAAACACCACTTAAGATTTCCTTTTGGTTCTACTTTTATTAGAAGTTGGATAAAAAGAGAAGTGAATAGGCTAAACTATCCACTAGACAGGTATGTGTAAAGATGTAAGTCTTACAATACTAGAAAGAGGAAAATATGATTTGTGTGCATATCTTTTCTGGTATTAATCTCTTTTGTTAATTCTGCAGGTGAAAAGtcaagagagagaggaagaagaggaagaggaggagggagagcaTGTGGAAGGCGACGATGATGATGCAGACAGCGTGAATGGTGACGATGACTCGTAGTTTCGTACTGCAGTGGCGTGCACAGCGTTATCAGCTTCCAAGGAGCTCGGTCTCCTGTTTTAACACTCACGTTGTAGATAGAAAACTCAAAAGTACAAACACAAGCATGGTGCGCACACACTGTCACGTCCCtgaagaattttctttttttccttttgttgtttaattGTTTGGTATCATTGTAACATGAATAGTTAGCTGtaggtttgtgtttttactcGTCTTCGGGAGAAGGCAGGAACATGGACTGGTAATGTTCTCAGAGGCGACAGCTCG harbors:
- the LOC121644926 gene encoding heterogeneous nuclear ribonucleoproteins C1/C2 isoform X1, which translates into the protein MERSSSTSSLMASSNVTNKTDQRSLNSRVFIGNLNTLLVTKADVEAIFSKYGKIVGCSVHKGYAFVQYANERNARSAVTGEDGRMIVGQVLAYVCHFSDINLAGEPKPHRSKTTKRSAGDMYSSSSFDLDYDFQRDYYDRMYSYPSRVPAPPPPLSRAVIPSKRPRVSLSGGSSRRTKSSFSSSKSSQRTSSSRTMRVDELQTIKRELSQIKSKVDDLLDSLERMEKDHNKKSAKSIKPEPGEVTSPPHSSNKKDDGLKRERESQDMNDSDEEEEEEEEEEGDLLEDEEVKSQEREEEEEEEEGEHVEGDDDDADSVNGDDDS
- the LOC121644926 gene encoding heterogeneous nuclear ribonucleoproteins C1/C2 isoform X3, which encodes MASSNVTNKTDQRSLNSRVFIGNLNTLLVTKADVEAIFSKYGKIVGCSVHKGYAFVQYANERNARSAVTGEDGRMIVGQVLAYVCHFSDINLAGEPKPHRSKTTKRSAGDMYSSSSFDLDYDFQRDYYDRMYSYPSRVPAPPPPLSRAVIPSKRPRVSLSGGSSRRTKSSFSSSKSSQRTSSSRTMRVDELQTIKRELSQIKSKVDDLLDSLERMEKDHNKKSAKSIKPEPGEVTSPPHSSNKKDDGLKRERESQDMNDSDEEEEEEEEEEGDLLEDEEVKSQEREEEEEEEEGEHVEGDDDDADSVNGDDDS
- the LOC121644926 gene encoding heterogeneous nuclear ribonucleoproteins C1/C2 isoform X2; this encodes MERSSSTSSLMASSNVTNKTDQRSLNSRVFIGNLNTLLVTKADVEAIFSKYGKIVGCSVHKGYAFVQYANERNARSAVTGEDGRMIVGQVLDINLAGEPKPHRSKTTKRSAGDMYSSSSFDLDYDFQRDYYDRMYSYPSRVPAPPPPLSRAVIPSKRPRVSLSGGSSRRTKSSFSSSKSSQRTSSSRTMRVDELQTIKRELSQIKSKVDDLLDSLERMEKDHNKKSAKSIKPEPGEVTSPPHSSNKKDDGLKRERESQDMNDSDEEEEEEEEEEGDLLEDEEVKSQEREEEEEEEEGEHVEGDDDDADSVNGDDDS